In Polyangiaceae bacterium, the DNA window TCGATGGCCCGCACCGCAACGGCGCGCGCCGCCTTCTTCCCGGAAGACGTGCTGGGCTTCTTGGGCTTGGGCTTGATCAGCTTCTGCAGGTTGCTGGTGCCGTCGGCGTACTTCTCGATCTCGAGGCCCAGACCGTGAAGCGTCACCCGATCGAGGACCAGCTCCCCTCGCAGGAGCGAGCCCCAGCTCGGCACCACGGTGAGCTCCGAGAGACGCACCACGCGCTTGCCGCTGGCATCGTCGATCTCGAGATCTCCCAAGGTGATGCTGCCGAACAGGGCATAGTCGAGGCGCCCGAGCTTCACGCTGCCGTTCACGCGCTCGCCCAGGGCGCTCTCCACCTTGTGACGCACGAAGCGCTTGCCGGGCCCCGAGTGCAGCGCCAAGAGGGCGACCACGAGCAGGATCACGATCGCGCCGAGACCGCGCAGGCCCCATCGAATCGCTCGCCGTGCTCGTGAATCGCTCAAAACGCCTCCCCGATTCTCAGGAATACCAGATAGGAGGAGAGCTTGCCGGCGGGCTGGGGCTCGTCGTCCACGAGCAGCCGGTAGCTGGCATCCAGCGAGATGGGCAGGTACCAGAGCCGAAGCCGCGGACCGAGACCGAGCGCCACGGAAACGCCGGTATCGAAGGGATTCAGCTCGCGACCGGCGCCACCGGCGTCGGCGAAGAGCGACAGGCCGATGGGCTTACGAAACGGAAGGAACCGCGCTTCCAGCGACGCCTCCAGCAGACTGCGCCCGCCGACCAGCTCGTCCGTGCAGGAGGCGCCCGCGGCGCAAGGCGCCGACGGCGCGAGGCGCTGGCGTCCGTAGCCGCGCATGCCCCAGGCGCCGCCGCCGAACAGCCGCTCCGCGACGGGCACGCCGTCGCTCGTGGCAAGCGTGGCAAAGCCGCCGCTCACCCGCGCCGCCAGCGACCACGACTCACCGAACGGAATGAAGCCGCGCAGATCCGGGTCCAAGCGCAGCACCTGTGCGCTGCCGAGCGACCCGCCGGGAAAGTACGCCGCGCGCAGCGCCATGAAGTGACCGCGCTTCGGCTCCACGCCGTCGTCGCGAGCGTCCCAGGTGACTGACGTCTCGAGCTCCGCGCCCCGCGGCGTGTCCTCCGCGGGCAGATCGAAGCGATCCCGCGTGGCGGCGTCGAAGGGGCCGAAGTCGAGGGCGTGCTCGAGGTGGAACAGTGCGTCGACGTCCCAGAACAGACCGCGAGCGAGGGTGGTGCGCACGCCGGGCCCCGCCGCGACTTCGCGCAGTAGGAAACCGGGAAACAAAGTGTCGCGATAGCTCGCGCTCAAACGGAAGTCCCCGCGGCGCCCCAACAAACCGGGTCTCAGGTAGCGGAGCAGGGCGTGACCATAGACACCGCCGGGCTCGTCCTCGTCGTCGGAAAAGATGTGGCCGTAGCCGGCGCCTCCGGCGATCTCCAGATGGTGCCAGGGCCCGAACAGATCTCGGAGGAAGAGCCGGCTCTCGGCGTACACGTCGGCGCGCGTCGGATCCGCCTCGGCGCCGGCGCGCAGGCGGAGCTGGGCTCGCGGCGCTTCCACCACCACCACGCGAACGTCCACGTCCTCGGGCAGCGTGCGAGGCACCAGGTTGCCGTTCTTGTCGACCTGCTCCGCCGAGAGCTGTCCGCCGGTCTCGGGCCGCTCCCCGGGCAGCACGCGCTCCACGTTGGCGGTGGGCTTGACAGAGACCGAGGCGTAGTCCCCGGTGTCCAGCAGATCGATCTCCGAGTCTTCTTTCAGGGCCAGGCTGTAGGGCTTGCCCGGCACGATGCCCATGCGCTCGAGCACCTTGTCCTCGGGCGCGCGCACGGCGCCTTCCACCACCACGCGCCCGACGCGAGTCTTGGGGCCCTGGTCCACCCAGTAGTACCAGTGCACCGCCTTCGGTTCACGGTCCACGAACGCGCGGCTGATGACCATGGCGTGACCGAAGCCGTCGCGCTGCAGCGCCTCCGCCATGGCCAGGCGCACGTGGCGGTAGGTCTCGAGATCGACCTCGTCCCCCGCGTGGAACGGGATCAGCGCTCGGAGCTCGCGCTCGTGCCCCGGCGGAGCGCGCTCGAGGTGCACGCTGGCGATGTGATACGGCGTTCCTTCGGTCACCGTCCAGGTGACCTTCACGCTCTTGCGGTCCGCGGCGAACTCGACCTTGGGCTCGCTCACCTGCACGTCGAAGTAGCCGTAGGTCTGCCAGAAGGAGCGAATG includes these proteins:
- a CDS encoding BamA/TamA family outer membrane protein; translated protein: MAWRRMLLALVLVLAACTKQRPERAPGETDIVVSEVAIVAPGGGEPKLDDEELFMLLGLRTGNALVTHRYFNEFKLAEDRRRIRSFWQTYGYFDVQVSEPKVEFAADRKSVKVTWTVTEGTPYHIASVHLERAPPGHERELRALIPFHAGDEVDLETYRHVRLAMAEALQRDGFGHAMVISRAFVDREPKAVHWYYWVDQGPKTRVGRVVVEGAVRAPEDKVLERMGIVPGKPYSLALKEDSEIDLLDTGDYASVSVKPTANVERVLPGERPETGGQLSAEQVDKNGNLVPRTLPEDVDVRVVVVEAPRAQLRLRAGAEADPTRADVYAESRLFLRDLFGPWHHLEIAGGAGYGHIFSDDEDEPGGVYGHALLRYLRPGLLGRRGDFRLSASYRDTLFPGFLLREVAAGPGVRTTLARGLFWDVDALFHLEHALDFGPFDAATRDRFDLPAEDTPRGAELETSVTWDARDDGVEPKRGHFMALRAAYFPGGSLGSAQVLRLDPDLRGFIPFGESWSLAARVSGGFATLATSDGVPVAERLFGGGAWGMRGYGRQRLAPSAPCAAGASCTDELVGGRSLLEASLEARFLPFRKPIGLSLFADAGGAGRELNPFDTGVSVALGLGPRLRLWYLPISLDASYRLLVDDEPQPAGKLSSYLVFLRIGEAF